Within the Octopus sinensis unplaced genomic scaffold, ASM634580v1 Contig08273, whole genome shotgun sequence genome, the region atcactgtgatatctgtggtatatcATTCTCTACATGGAGTGTATTAGCTAGTCACAGGCGTTTTCATACAGGAGGGATACCATAtgactgtgaaatctgtggtaaatccttttctaAAAATTATAACTTAACCATGCacaggcgtgttcatacaggagaaaaaccatatcactgtgaaatctgtgacaAATCTTTCTCACGAAACGATCACTTAACCatgcacaagcgtgttcatacaggagaagtaccatatcactgtgaaatctgtggtaaatctttctctctaaatGATAACTTAACCAAGCACAGGCgtgttcatacgggagagaagccatatcattgtgatatctctgGTAAATCATTTGTTAAGAGTAATATACGAGAAGAAGGAAAACCTTTGTGTACTGTGAGGAGCGAaaggaaaattatggaaaatgaattacGTAGGAGTGAAGTTGAATGTAAAAGAGAGTCTGAAGAGATTGATTTTTCTGATGAGAAGAATGAAAAGGGTAAAACATCAtatgattgtgatatctgtggcaagtcgTTCTCTCAGAAAGCGAAGTTAGTCATTCacgaacgtactcatacaggagtaaaaccatatcactgtgatatctgtggtaagtctttCTCTCGAAACGAAAACTTAACTAGGCACAAGAGTGGTGTTCACACTGGAGAagcaccatatcactgtgatatctgtgacaaaTCTTTTTCTCAAAACGATCACTTAACTATGCacaggcgtgttcatacaggagaaaaaccatatcactgtgaaatctgcggtaaatctttttctcaaaacgataccttaaccaagcacaagcatgttcatacaggcgaaaaaccatatcactgtgaaatctgtggtaaatctttctctcaaaacgGTACCTTAACCAAGCACAAGCATCTTCATACAGAAGAGGGACCATATCACtgcgaaatctgtggtaaatccttttctcAAAATG harbors:
- the LOC115227862 gene encoding zinc finger protein 436-like — encoded protein: PLTMHKRTVHTGEKPYHCDICGISFSTWSVLASHRRFHTGGIPYDCEICGKSFSKNYNLTMHRRVHTGEKPYHCDISGKSFVKSNIREEGKPLCTVRSERKIMENELRRSEVECKRESEEIDFSDEKNEKGKTSYDCDICGKSFSQKA